The Arvicanthis niloticus isolate mArvNil1 chromosome 8, mArvNil1.pat.X, whole genome shotgun sequence genome segment CAGTGGTGGGTGCAGGGACCACACTGTGAGCATGTCCCTGGTCACTACTGCTCAAGTGCCTGCCTTGTCAACTTCCAGGTAACAaaggtttgttattgttttgtttttaataatttcaagGAGCAGTGTTTAAAAAACATAAGGACATAGGAAAAAGTGAATTTGGCCTGTTAAGTAACAAAAGGCACATGTGGAGGGTGAGTTAGAGCACCTTGGAGTCTGGTGAGGAGTGCAGCCTCACAAGGCATTATGAGGTAGATAATGCTGTTTAGATAAGAATTCTGCAAACAGTAATTTGGGAGAACTATTTTATAGAGATTACTAAAAGCTATATATAATAATCTATTTAACTTTTAGACACAAAAATAATCTATCACCTAACTGTCCCCAATATACTCCAAACTGGTATTCATGCCTTGACTTACACAAGTCTGAGTAGTTAAACATTGTGACTGAGAAAAAACCAACAAGAAATAGGGTCATTCTTAACAGAACTGAAGGGGTGGGAGAggtgacttatttatttttgttgttactgttattcTGAGACAGAGCCTTACAcagcctaggctgaccttaaatttctaattttcctgtctgtctctgcaaaGTACTAGGACTATATAGGTGTGCACCCCTACTCCTGGTGAGTTTTCTGAATCTTAATCTTCTCAAATTACAGCAGACTTTCCTGTCAGCTTCCCTTCCATGAACACTTACCTCTCCAGTGAGCTGTCAAGTCCTTGCACACCGAGATCTCTGTCCTTGTTTTTTGGTGTGTCTCCTGGCTGCAGTTCACTGGGGGAGGGCTCTGTGCTGATCACAACCCTGTGCACCTCCTTCAGATGGCCAAAATAGACCCGGACATGACCAAATACTTTTGCACAAAATTCACAACACACGAGTTTCTTGGGGCGATTGTCACCATGGTGAAGTTTCATATGTGCACTTAGGCTGCCAGGACGCACGTAGGTCTTGCGACAGATCCCACAACTATAAGGCCGTCTATTGGTGTGTACATTCATGTGGTCTAGAAGGTGGTGTTTGAATTGGAAGTGGTAGTTGCACACGGGACACATGTGCCAGGGCTTCCTAATGCCAGAGAATCCATTTCTGAGTGCAGAGCTGGGCTTCAGGGCAAGGCTGTCACTCTGCTTGGAGCCAAGACATTTTGGAGGTAGGACATTATTCAGAACATCTTGACCTAGGCAGCTGGGAGCCTGGGACAGCACAGCCGCAGGAGATGCCATGGGCGCCAAAGCAGACAGGACGATGACAGGCTTGGGCATGATGTTACGGTACTTTCTTGAAGCAGCTCTGGGCTTCTGGTCTCTGGGTTCCTGGGGACCGTTTCTTGTCCTTTCTATGCCATCTCCACACATACCAATAATGCATTTTCTCCTTTTGCCCTGCAATGCTAAAATCTCATCTGgcactttccattttcttccctttctctttatcCCACTGCTGGGTTTTGCCTTATGGCCGAGATCTAATTTGGTGACAGAACACAAGGCACTTTCACAAGCACTCTGCTTAGACCCATGCAGAGCAGGTATCTTGCTGGCTATGTCAGTGGCTGCATCAAACCCTTCTGTGATTGACAGTCTCTCATCACAGTTTGCTCTGCATCCAGATGAAGACAATGTTGCATTATCAGCATCTGGTTCCACTTTGCCCACCTCCGTGGTTTTCACTTTTGGGAAGGGCAGGATGGGCAGTTTACCCTTGGGTACTACAGAGACCAACTGAACTGTACTGCTGAAGACAGTATGAGCAGGAACTACCTGTTCTTTGAGCTCTTCACCAGCAACAGCAGGTTTAGTGAGTGCCTCCTTTCTGGCACAACCTGCCTTCTGCATACTTGCTGGGAGGCTCTGTGGAAAAGAAGAGTCCTCTGTAGTGTATGCTAGGATAGCAGGAAGCTCCGAATCTCCACAACTGTTGGTCACTACAGGACTCAAATCTCCTTGGCCAATACCACTGGGCAGTGTAGCTCTGTTGACACTGGTGGGGGAAGGGTTTAAAGTGGACATTTGCTTCCATGGGCTGAGTTTGTGAGGCAGCTCAGGATGGGCTTGTGGGGAAGGGCCCAAATTACATAGCTGGGCTGGGCCAGGAGGGTCACTGGAGCCACCAATGGGAGAGCTCAGGTCCTGTTTCTTTCTTAGTCCTTTGCTACTTAGTGGCTGGTATCGAGGAATAGGTAGCTTAAGGTTTTCATGTATGGACATTCTGGGCTTCTGAACTGGCTGGGCTGAGGCAACGTTTGG includes the following:
- the Znf438 gene encoding zinc finger protein 438, whose protein sequence is MRNSSSVPPKDQGESNIPSGTTQSGKTLQSKSQFRTIAPKIVPKVLTSRVLPCPSSLSDPGSLALMSKPLGMPTQNYALMQVAGQEGTFSLIALPNVASAQPVQKPRMSIHENLKLPIPRYQPLSSKGLRKKQDLSSPIGGSSDPPGPAQLCNLGPSPQAHPELPHKLSPWKQMSTLNPSPTSVNRATLPSGIGQGDLSPVVTNSCGDSELPAILAYTTEDSSFPQSLPASMQKAGCARKEALTKPAVAGEELKEQVVPAHTVFSSTVQLVSVVPKGKLPILPFPKVKTTEVGKVEPDADNATLSSSGCRANCDERLSITEGFDAATDIASKIPALHGSKQSACESALCSVTKLDLGHKAKPSSGIKRKGRKWKVPDEILALQGKRRKCIIGMCGDGIERTRNGPQEPRDQKPRAASRKYRNIMPKPVIVLSALAPMASPAAVLSQAPSCLGQDVLNNVLPPKCLGSKQSDSLALKPSSALRNGFSGIRKPWHMCPVCNYHFQFKHHLLDHMNVHTNRRPYSCGICRKTYVRPGSLSAHMKLHHGDNRPKKLVCCEFCAKVFGHVRVYFGHLKEVHRVVISTEPSPSELQPGDTPKNKDRDLGVQGLDSSLERETKSSLEEDFLLNQADEVKLQITCGRCKITAQSFAEIKFHLLHVHGEEIQGQLQEVILPGSRSGAPQQKQYTEKRKQIKPYASVEDSPAFPRVKRQPAPHQNREETLVGSEGGQWEMIGPQHPARFLWSHAGFNCLLCAQMLGRKEDLLLHWVRQHNCEDPTRLWALLGTFSNQGAPELHSEARL